A window of the Caldibacillus debilis DSM 16016 genome harbors these coding sequences:
- a CDS encoding transposase, whose amino-acid sequence MAYQNSTLSFEQMLLQFMSEQDPMLSMLQWLCEQLMEAEVSAKIKAQKSERTDSRQGYRSGYRVRRFDTRMG is encoded by the coding sequence ATGGCTTACCAGAATTCTACCTTATCTTTCGAACAAATGCTACTCCAGTTTATGTCTGAACAAGACCCCATGTTGTCCATGCTTCAATGGCTTTGTGAGCAATTGATGGAAGCTGAGGTATCGGCAAAAATTAAAGCGCAAAAGTCAGAACGGACAGATTCACGTCAAGGGTATCGATCAGGTTATCGAGTCCGACGCTTTGACACAAGAATGGG